A window of Raineyella sp. W15-4 contains these coding sequences:
- a CDS encoding helix-turn-helix domain-containing protein, with the protein MSLSLSDVLGNFGPRVEAVVRVDHDPVVSWPYYTNLLDPTPYLHGGELVLTTGPLVDAGFDGSIAAAYVRRLSEVGVAGIVCGPKRIGDPDREDETHLLTELAGECRRQGMPLVWSRQMSFIEMIRDVGALLREDQRETAVWFGEAQRRLTHAALSERGAAAVVEQLGEELDTWVICFDEMARPLHRSARASRLGAPAVAALRERCVGVLDRGIRSGTSLKGPELDAHLQTLGPAHELLGVLAYGSDRQMSEPVRQLITSVVALLSVAMLRSAEVRRARARLDTAVLRLLLSGAVEEARTTTAAWGTLPDPPIVVMAVSSDQLPSSELIRMLGRRAGDRRPFAAEYEGLTVVLLSAQRAAGSIAEAPLEGARIGVSRPVLYDSVTLGHQQAVVALREALSADLPLVRYRPGSVEHMMGAVAAVPGMDEQARRTLEPLTRYDDAHGVDLTRSLAVWLNTGCQWEAAANALNMHRHTLRSRIDRCARILGVDLGDTPTRNGLWVAFTVSSAAEDVGVVDERRTYPHWQASGVAGPDDASLLGGGAALA; encoded by the coding sequence ATGAGCCTCTCGCTGAGTGACGTCCTGGGGAACTTCGGCCCTCGCGTCGAGGCCGTCGTCCGCGTAGACCACGATCCGGTCGTGTCCTGGCCCTACTACACGAATCTCCTGGACCCGACGCCTTACCTGCACGGCGGAGAACTCGTTCTCACTACGGGCCCACTGGTGGACGCCGGCTTCGATGGGTCGATCGCCGCTGCATACGTGCGGCGACTGTCCGAGGTCGGAGTCGCGGGCATCGTGTGCGGGCCGAAGCGGATCGGAGATCCTGACCGCGAGGACGAGACCCACCTGCTGACGGAGTTGGCCGGCGAATGCCGGCGGCAGGGAATGCCGCTGGTGTGGAGCAGGCAGATGTCCTTCATCGAAATGATCCGTGATGTCGGGGCGCTGCTGCGGGAGGACCAGCGCGAGACCGCCGTCTGGTTCGGAGAGGCCCAGCGGCGCCTCACCCATGCCGCGCTGAGCGAGCGAGGGGCCGCGGCCGTGGTCGAGCAGCTCGGCGAGGAACTCGACACGTGGGTGATCTGCTTCGACGAGATGGCGCGACCCCTGCATCGGTCCGCCCGGGCCTCCCGGTTGGGTGCGCCCGCGGTGGCGGCGCTCCGGGAGCGCTGTGTCGGGGTCCTCGATCGTGGCATACGCAGCGGGACGAGCCTTAAGGGGCCGGAGCTGGATGCCCATCTGCAGACGCTCGGTCCGGCCCATGAGCTGCTCGGCGTCCTGGCGTACGGGAGCGACAGGCAGATGTCCGAGCCGGTACGGCAGCTCATCACCTCGGTAGTGGCCCTCCTGTCGGTCGCCATGCTGCGCTCCGCCGAGGTCCGCAGGGCGCGCGCCCGCCTCGATACGGCTGTGCTCAGGCTGCTGCTCAGCGGGGCGGTCGAAGAGGCACGCACGACCACAGCCGCCTGGGGCACCCTTCCGGACCCACCGATTGTGGTGATGGCCGTGTCGTCCGACCAGTTGCCCAGTAGCGAACTGATCCGCATGCTGGGGCGCCGCGCCGGCGACAGGCGTCCGTTTGCGGCGGAATACGAGGGGCTCACCGTGGTGCTGTTGTCGGCTCAGCGGGCCGCCGGGTCGATCGCCGAGGCACCGCTCGAGGGTGCCCGCATCGGCGTGTCGCGGCCGGTGCTCTACGACTCCGTGACCCTCGGCCACCAGCAAGCGGTGGTGGCGCTTCGCGAGGCGTTGTCCGCGGACCTCCCGCTGGTCAGGTACCGTCCCGGCAGCGTGGAGCACATGATGGGGGCGGTGGCCGCCGTGCCGGGGATGGACGAGCAGGCGCGCCGTACGCTCGAGCCACTCACCCGGTATGACGACGCGCACGGCGTTGACCTGACCCGGTCACTGGCTGTCTGGCTGAATACGGGATGCCAGTGGGAGGCTGCCGCCAACGCCCTGAACATGCATCGCCACACCCTCCGGTCACGGATCGACCGATGCGCGAGGATCCTGGGCGTCGACCTGGGTGACACCCCGACCCGCAACGGACTGTGGGTCGCGTT